A section of the Phaseolus vulgaris cultivar G19833 chromosome 8, P. vulgaris v2.0, whole genome shotgun sequence genome encodes:
- the LOC137823382 gene encoding protein yippee-like produces MGRLFLINLEGNFYSCKHCQTHFALDGDIISKSFHCRHGKAYLFDKVVNVTIGEKEERMMITGLHTVVDIFCVVCGSIVGWKYEVAHEKTQKYKEGKFILERYKVLGPDGSLYMAAREARAALSDADDV; encoded by the exons ATGGGAAGACTATTCTTGATCAATCTGGAAGGAAACTTCTATAGCTGCAAACACTGCCAAACACATTTTGCTCTTGACGGTGACATTATCTCCAAG TCTTTCCATTGCAGGCATGGGAAAGCTTATCTTTTTGATAAAGT TGTGAATGTCACAATTGGTGAGAAAGAAGAACGGATGATGATCACCGGATTGCACACTGTTGTTGACATATTCTGTGTTGTTTGTGGGTCCATTGTTGGATGGAAATAT gaGGTTGCTCATGAGAAGACTCAGAAGTACAAAGAGGGAAAGTTTATCCTTGAAAG GTATAAGGTATTGGGACCTGATGGAAGCCTCTACATGGCAGCTCGTGAAGCTCGTGCTGCATTGAGTGATGCTGATGATGTTTGA